The following coding sequences lie in one Arachis ipaensis cultivar K30076 chromosome B05, Araip1.1, whole genome shotgun sequence genomic window:
- the LOC107643005 gene encoding LOW QUALITY PROTEIN: AT-hook motif nuclear-localized protein 24-like (The sequence of the model RefSeq protein was modified relative to this genomic sequence to represent the inferred CDS: substituted 1 base at 1 genomic stop codon) — translation MDPITAHGHSLPPPFHTARDLLHHHQQQQQQQFHSLQQQQQQTEDEQSGSSGGLNLAQKRERNIYHNXPNSYTIIKDGTPGGGGSGETEMTRRPRGRPAGSKNKPKPPIIITRDSANALKTHVMEVADGCDIVESVSNFARRRQRGVCIMSGTGTVTNVTLRQPASSGAVVSLHGRFEILSLAGSFLPPPAPPAASGLTIYLAGGQGQVVGGSVVGTLIASGPVVIMSASFSNAAYERLPLEEEDPSMPLQGSGGGGGGSIGSPGGGQQHAQQQQQQQMLGDATAPLFHGLNPNLLNSVQMPTEAFWNTPGRSPY, via the coding sequence ATGGATCCAATTACAGCACACGGCCATTCACTTCCACCACCATTCCACACAGCAAGAGATCTGTTGCACCACCATcagcaacagcagcagcagcagtttCACTCCttacagcagcagcagcaacaaacAGAAGACGAGCAAAGCGGAAGCAGCGGAGGCCTCAACCTCGCTCAGAAGAGGGAAAGAAACATTTATCATAATTAACCTAACTCATATACTATAATTAAAGACGGAACACCTGGAGGAGGAGGATCCGGTGAAACCGAAATGACAAGAAGACCGAGAGGAAGACCAGCTGGATCCAAGAACAAACCCAAGCCACCGATCATCATAACCCGCGACAGTGCCAATGCCCTAAAGACGCACGTCATGGAGGTTGCAGACGGTTGCGACATCGTTGAGAGCGTCTCAAACTTCGCAAGGAGGCGCCAAAGAGGGGTTTGCATCATGAGCGGCACCGGCACCGTCACCAACGTCACACTCCGACAACCAGCTTCCTCTGGAGCCGTCGTCTCCCTCCATGGAAGGTTCGAGATCTTGTCCCTGGCGGGATCCTTCCTCCCTCCTCCTGCTCCACCTGCGGCCTCCGGCTTGACCATATATCTAGCCGGAGGGCAAGGGCAGGTGGTCGGAGGGAGTGTGGTGGGGACACTAATTGCTTCCGGCCCGGTGGTCATCATGTCCGCTTCCTTCAGCAACGCTGCGTATGAGAGACTTCCTTTGGAGGAAGAGGACCCTTCCATGCCCTTGCAAGGTTCTGGCGGTGGCGGCGGCGGCTCAATCGGGTCCCCCGGTGGTGGTCAGCAGCATGCgcagcagcagcaacagcagCAGATGTTAGGAGACGCAACTGCTCCACTCTTCCATGGTTTGAATCCGAATCTTCTGAATTCAGTTCAGATGCCAACGGAAGCTTTCTGGAATACTCCTGGTCGCTCTCCTTATTGA